Proteins found in one Methylobacterium sp. CB376 genomic segment:
- a CDS encoding LuxR C-terminal-related transcriptional regulator — MIDEHSVYRSGLRTLIPIKIEAATIFDVPSIKNVDDRAGFDLVLLDAGIFDRECALFMKEVRTASPNTRFALMSQSRARSDVIEAISTGFHGFICKMDPEADLFAAIKDLLSGRIYVPRWVADDDGGNNEILALEISPMERLKITARQREILYLLAQGMSNKEISRILQIAEGTAKIHTTALLRALGARNRTEAATVAVKLLGSAPQAMKTAGGRIALDKVQNVRARPWSHIFG, encoded by the coding sequence ATGATCGACGAGCACAGCGTTTATAGGTCCGGACTTCGCACCCTTATTCCAATCAAGATTGAGGCGGCCACCATATTTGATGTTCCGTCGATCAAGAATGTTGACGATCGAGCGGGATTTGATCTTGTTCTATTAGACGCCGGAATATTCGATCGCGAATGCGCCCTGTTCATGAAGGAGGTGCGAACAGCAAGTCCCAATACCCGCTTCGCTTTGATGTCGCAGTCACGCGCCCGTTCCGATGTGATTGAGGCTATCTCAACAGGATTTCACGGCTTCATTTGCAAGATGGATCCCGAAGCAGATTTATTCGCAGCCATTAAGGACCTGCTTTCAGGTCGTATTTATGTCCCTCGGTGGGTTGCTGATGATGACGGCGGCAATAATGAAATTTTAGCTCTTGAAATCTCACCAATGGAGCGCCTAAAGATCACAGCTCGTCAACGTGAGATCTTGTATTTGCTAGCTCAAGGAATGTCAAACAAGGAAATTTCTAGAATTCTCCAGATTGCCGAAGGGACGGCGAAAATTCATACGACTGCACTCCTGCGGGCACTCGGGGCGCGCAACCGAACTGAAGCGGCAACCGTGGCCGTAAAGCTGCTCGGCTCGGCGCCGCAGGCGATGAAAACAGCCGGCGGTCGCATCGCTCTTGATAAAGTGCAGAATGTACGCGCAAGGCCATGGTCTCACATATTTGGGTGA
- a CDS encoding CDP-diacylglycerol diphosphatase yields the protein MKPAHSLQAALLAVALITAGVGAAAGAPRDVLWVALQGCILAKKTTGGAFPCLSVDLGDGARPGTAVLRAPGQRTHLVVMPTASVVGLEAPELQTSTGNAYWRAALTARSTVTEVLKGELPIDDVGLAVNSTSGRSQDQLHIHVDCLKPSIQVALQRYAQGIRRAWTRLPMIVQGSPLYAMRVEAPDVQIFNPFAELTKLPGSSGSLSDVTFAAVSATNGVRGDLYLLAYRQKYSAAEKVLDHSCSLTKRTAMQ from the coding sequence GTGAAACCTGCACATTCGCTTCAGGCCGCCCTGCTCGCGGTCGCGCTGATAACGGCGGGAGTAGGCGCGGCGGCCGGTGCTCCGCGTGACGTTCTCTGGGTTGCCCTGCAGGGCTGCATCCTTGCCAAGAAGACCACGGGCGGAGCGTTCCCCTGCCTCTCTGTCGATCTCGGCGATGGAGCCCGGCCCGGGACGGCGGTTCTGCGTGCGCCCGGCCAGCGCACTCACCTCGTCGTTATGCCGACTGCGAGTGTCGTTGGCCTCGAGGCACCTGAGCTGCAAACCTCTACGGGCAACGCCTACTGGCGAGCTGCGCTGACGGCTCGCAGTACCGTGACTGAGGTCCTCAAGGGTGAGCTGCCGATCGACGACGTTGGTCTGGCCGTGAACTCGACAAGCGGACGCAGTCAGGATCAGCTCCACATCCACGTGGATTGCCTCAAGCCGAGCATACAGGTAGCGCTTCAACGGTATGCTCAGGGCATTCGAAGAGCCTGGACGCGCCTTCCGATGATAGTTCAAGGAAGCCCTTTGTATGCCATGAGGGTTGAGGCCCCGGATGTGCAAATCTTCAACCCTTTTGCAGAGCTTACAAAGCTGCCAGGGAGTTCAGGTTCTCTCAGTGATGTGACCTTCGCTGCTGTGAGTGCAACGAATGGCGTACGAGGTGATTTATACCTCCTAGCTTACCGCCAGAAATATAGCGCCGCGGAAAAGGTACTAGATCACAGCTGTTCATTGACGAAGAGAACGGCAATGCAATGA